One region of Cottoperca gobio chromosome 19, fCotGob3.1, whole genome shotgun sequence genomic DNA includes:
- the hoxb5b gene encoding homeobox protein Hox-B5b, producing MSSYFVNSFSGRYPNGSDYQLLNYGTNGAVSGSFRDPGTMHSGSFGYNYNGMDLTVNRTNNGSHFGAVREDARGFAPDARYRQTPNCSLSSPDPVPPSCATASREQLELKSPSPPSDRSSTSSGNNLNKNNNAHFTEIEDATVASETDEGAHSSGGSSTAPRAQQQQQQQQQQQQHQDPNATSSTPTSNDCQSPQIFPWMRKLHISHDMTGPDGKRARTAYTRYQTLELEKEFHFNRYLTRRRRIEIAHALCLSERQIKIWFQNRRMKWKKDNKLKSMSLVTGGSAFHN from the exons ATGAGCTCTTACTTTGTAAACTCGTTCTCAGGGCGCTATCCAAATGGCTCCGACTATCAGTTACTAAATTATGGGACTAACGGCGCTGTGAGCGGCTCCTTCAGAGACCCTGGCACCATGCACTCCGGGTCTTTCGGCTACAACTACAATGGCATGGACCTAACCGTGAACCGCACCAACAACGGCAGCCACTTCGGGGCAGTGAGAGAGGATGCCCGGGGATTCGCGCCGGACGCCCGCTACAGACAGACTCCCAACTGCTCGCTCTCATCTCCAGATCCGGTGCCGCCGTCGTGCGCCACGGCCAGCCGGGAGCAGCTGGAACTAAAAagcccctctcctccttctgaCCGGAGCTCGACCTCGAGCGGCAACAAtctcaacaaaaacaacaacgctCATTTCACGGAGATAGAGGACGCCACCGTCGCCTCCGAGACCGACGAAGGCGCACACAGCAGCGGCGGCTCCAGCACGGCACCTCGggcgcagcagcagcaacagcaacagcaacagcagcagcagcaccaggaCCCCAACGCAACCTCTTCCACTCCCACATCAAATGATTGCCAATCGCCACAAATATTCCCCTGGATGCGGAAACTGCACATAAGCCATG ATATGACTGGACCTGATGGGAAAAGGGCCCGAACCGCGTACACCCGGTACCAGACGCTAGAGCTGGAGAAAGAGTTTCACTTCAATAGGTACCTAACCAGGCGGCGGAGGATAGAGATAGCCCACGCCCTGTGTCTTTCCGAAAGACAGATCAAAATCTGGTTTCAGAACCGCAGGATGAAGTGGAAGAAGGACAATAAACTGAAAAGCATGAGTCTGGTAACAGGAGGCAGCGCCTTTCACAACTGA
- the hoxb6b gene encoding homeobox protein Hox-B6b isoform X1 — protein MSSYFVNSTFPVSLPGGQDSLLGQIPLYSSGYTDPLRHYSNAATYGAANMQDKVYPASYYQQTGAAAAAIYGRAGGGAHCEYNPVGTFYKDAEGSCAFSSRDDPPLFVTQEQRKAECPEQTVSMSSSSIDDKSSTLIYPWMQRMNACSADTPLQISSAFSGPFGNSGRRGRQTYTRYQTLELEKEFHFNRYLTRRRRIEISHALCLTERQIKIWFQNRRMKWKKENKLLNPSKTPEEEEQAEKKS, from the exons ATGAGTTCCTATTTTGTTAACTCAACTTTTCCCGTGTCTCTGCCGGGAGGACAGGACTCTCTCCTGGGTCAGATACCGTTATATTCTTCGGGATACACTGATCCGTTAAGACACTACTCCAACGCGGCCACATATGGAGCAGCCAACATGCAGGACAAGGTTTACCCGGCGTCCTACTACCAGCAGACGGGCGCAGCGGCCGCGGCCATCTACGGAAGGGCCGGCGGCGGAGCTCACTGCGAATACAACCCGGTCGGGACTTTCTACAAGGACGCGGAGGGCTCGTGCGCTTTCTCGAGCCGTGACGACCCGCCACTGTTTGTCACTCAGGAGCAGCGCAAAGCGGAGTGCCCGGAGCAGACTGTCAgtatgagcagcagcagcatcgaCGACAAGTCCTCCACTCTCATCTACCCATGGATGCAGAGGATGAACGCCTGCTCCGCCG ACACACCACTACAGATTTCGAGTGCATTCTCAG GTCCATTTGGCAACAGTGGCCGCAGGGGCCGACAGACCTACACCCGCTACCAGActctggagctggagaaggagttCCACTTTAACCGCTACCTGACCAGGAGACGCCGGATAGAGATATCCCACGCCCTGTGTCTGACGGAGAGACAGATCAAAATCTGGTTTCAGAACCGCAGGATGAAATGGAAAAAGGAGAACAAACTCCTGAATCCCTCAAAGACACccgaggaggaggaacaggcggagaaaaaaagctaa
- the hoxb6b gene encoding homeobox protein Hox-B6b isoform X2 translates to MSSYFVNSTFPVSLPGGQDSLLGQIPLYSSGYTDPLRHYSNAATYGAANMQDKVYPASYYQQTGAAAAAIYGRAGGGAHCEYNPVGTFYKDAEGSCAFSSRDDPPLFVTQEQRKAECPEQTVSMSSSSIDDKSSTLIYPWMQRMNACSAGPFGNSGRRGRQTYTRYQTLELEKEFHFNRYLTRRRRIEISHALCLTERQIKIWFQNRRMKWKKENKLLNPSKTPEEEEQAEKKS, encoded by the exons ATGAGTTCCTATTTTGTTAACTCAACTTTTCCCGTGTCTCTGCCGGGAGGACAGGACTCTCTCCTGGGTCAGATACCGTTATATTCTTCGGGATACACTGATCCGTTAAGACACTACTCCAACGCGGCCACATATGGAGCAGCCAACATGCAGGACAAGGTTTACCCGGCGTCCTACTACCAGCAGACGGGCGCAGCGGCCGCGGCCATCTACGGAAGGGCCGGCGGCGGAGCTCACTGCGAATACAACCCGGTCGGGACTTTCTACAAGGACGCGGAGGGCTCGTGCGCTTTCTCGAGCCGTGACGACCCGCCACTGTTTGTCACTCAGGAGCAGCGCAAAGCGGAGTGCCCGGAGCAGACTGTCAgtatgagcagcagcagcatcgaCGACAAGTCCTCCACTCTCATCTACCCATGGATGCAGAGGATGAACGCCTGCTCCGCCG GTCCATTTGGCAACAGTGGCCGCAGGGGCCGACAGACCTACACCCGCTACCAGActctggagctggagaaggagttCCACTTTAACCGCTACCTGACCAGGAGACGCCGGATAGAGATATCCCACGCCCTGTGTCTGACGGAGAGACAGATCAAAATCTGGTTTCAGAACCGCAGGATGAAATGGAAAAAGGAGAACAAACTCCTGAATCCCTCAAAGACACccgaggaggaggaacaggcggagaaaaaaagctaa